Proteins encoded together in one Halothermothrix orenii H 168 window:
- a CDS encoding sodium-dependent transporter, with protein MEKKEQWGSRLGFIFAAIGSAVGLGNIWRFSYQAYENGGGAFLLPYLVALFTAGIPLLILELGLGFRTRSSAPLSFKKIGKKYEWIGWWSVGVGFVITVYYTVIIGWSLAYVFKAFNLNWGSNPASHFTGEFLGATGSVWELGGIRFFALACLIIVWLANYFIISRGVQKGIEKASKIFMPLLFFLVILITIRGITLPGSIEGIKAFVTPDFSKITDWRIWVSAFGQIFFTLSLGFGIMIAYASYLPKDSDVVSNGIITALANSAFSIITGFGVFGVLGYMAMKQGVPVSEVATDGIGLAFIAFPKAINLLPAASRIFGVLFFLSLVIAGLSSSISLVEAMVAALIDKFEISRKKAVTYICIISLILGIPFVTGGGLVLLDIVDHFINRYGLLLVGFVELVVISYFFGVDKIKKAVNPSSNTEVGPTWSIMVKYLSPLALIFALFLELIKDLTSLYGNYTSLEIILFGWGTVLIVILLAFNLARREITLKTNV; from the coding sequence ATGGAGAAGAAAGAACAATGGGGAAGTCGTCTTGGATTTATATTTGCTGCTATAGGTTCTGCTGTAGGATTGGGTAATATCTGGCGTTTTTCCTATCAGGCTTATGAAAATGGTGGTGGGGCATTTTTACTACCTTATCTAGTAGCCCTATTTACAGCCGGTATCCCACTGTTAATTCTGGAGCTTGGACTCGGGTTCAGGACCAGGTCATCAGCCCCCCTATCTTTCAAAAAGATCGGAAAAAAATATGAATGGATTGGCTGGTGGTCAGTCGGGGTTGGTTTTGTAATCACCGTTTATTATACTGTAATTATCGGGTGGAGCCTGGCCTATGTCTTTAAGGCCTTTAATCTTAACTGGGGTTCAAACCCTGCTTCCCACTTTACAGGTGAATTTCTGGGCGCAACCGGAAGTGTCTGGGAACTTGGTGGTATCAGGTTTTTTGCGCTGGCATGTCTCATAATTGTCTGGCTGGCCAATTATTTTATCATATCAAGGGGTGTCCAGAAGGGTATCGAAAAGGCCAGTAAAATTTTTATGCCTTTATTGTTCTTCCTGGTTATATTAATTACAATCAGGGGAATCACCCTGCCGGGGTCTATTGAAGGTATTAAAGCCTTTGTTACTCCTGATTTCAGTAAAATCACCGACTGGAGGATCTGGGTCAGTGCCTTTGGGCAGATCTTTTTTACTTTAAGCCTTGGTTTTGGTATTATGATTGCTTATGCCAGTTACCTGCCTAAGGATTCTGACGTTGTCAGTAACGGAATAATTACCGCACTGGCTAACAGTGCCTTCAGTATTATTACCGGTTTTGGTGTCTTCGGTGTTCTGGGATATATGGCCATGAAACAGGGAGTCCCTGTATCTGAAGTAGCTACTGATGGAATTGGACTGGCTTTTATTGCCTTCCCCAAGGCCATAAACCTGCTCCCGGCCGCTTCCAGGATTTTCGGAGTCTTATTCTTCCTGTCCCTGGTTATTGCCGGGCTAAGTTCCAGCATATCACTGGTAGAGGCTATGGTAGCAGCCTTAATCGATAAATTTGAAATTTCCCGTAAAAAAGCCGTCACCTATATCTGTATTATAAGTTTAATCCTCGGTATTCCATTCGTAACCGGTGGTGGCCTGGTATTACTGGATATTGTTGATCATTTCATAAACCGGTATGGTTTGTTACTCGTCGGTTTTGTTGAACTTGTAGTAATAAGCTACTTCTTCGGAGTAGATAAAATTAAAAAGGCTGTGAATCCTTCCTCAAACACAGAGGTGGGCCCAACCTGGTCGATTATGGTTAAATATTTAAGCCCTCTGGCTCTGATTTTTGCTCTATTTTTAGAACTGATAAAGGATTTAACCAGTCTTTACGGAAACTACACTTCGCTGGAGATAATTCTCTTCGGCTGGGGTACAGTTCTGATTGTTATTCTCCTGGCCTTTAACCTGGCCAGAAGAGAGATAACTTTAAAAACCAATGTATAA